A DNA window from Plasmodium vinckei vinckei genome assembly, chromosome: PVVCY_10 contains the following coding sequences:
- a CDS encoding DNA damage-inducible protein 1, putative: MVFITISDDNNIITSLDMHEDTEMSIIMNIIENDFSLNMNINELTYNGKVVDKSDTLKKLNMHEGDLLFIRKKINLDMLQEELNANGFGNIMNNSGVANTSATNSSTPNSGSILPSSLNNTGQGNNAAFNGILEQFRIFQEMEYIKKEAEKLLQLKTDKTKMSILQIQDKKLYDAINTANLEEVKNIVKERYEMEKKEKQREKELYEKALKDPLSEESQKYIYEHIYKNQINSNLALAQEHFPEAFGVVYMLYIPVEINKNVIHAFVDSGAQTSIISKRCAEKCNILRLMDTRFTGIAKGVGTKSILGKIHMIDIKIGNYFYAVALTIIDDYDIDFIFGLDLLKRHQCSIDLKKNALVIEDNEIPFLAEKDIVKRSFENINLDSQ; encoded by the coding sequence AAATGTCtataataatgaacataattgaaaatgatttttctcttaatatgaatataaatgaattaacGTATAATGGAAAGGTTGTAGATAAATCTGatactttaaaaaaattgaacaTGCATGAAGGTgatcttttatttattcgaaaaaaaattaatctCGATATGTTACAAGAAGAATTAAATGCAAATGGGTTtggaaatattatgaacaaTAGTGGTGTCGCTAACACATCAGCTACTAATAGTAGTACACCCAATTCAGGGAGCATACTACCAAGTAGTTTGAATAATACGGGGCAAGGAAACAATGCTGCATTTAATGGGATCTTGGAGCAGTTTCGCATTTTTCAAGAAATggaatacataaaaaaagaagctGAAAAATTACTGCAATTAAAAACAGATAAAACAAAGATGAGCATATTACAAATTcaagataaaaaattatatgatgCTATAAATACTGCAAATTTAGAAGAAGTAAAAAACATAGTAAAAGAAAGATatgaaatggaaaaaaaagaaaaacaaagaGAAAAAGAATTGTACGAAAAAGCATTAAAAGACCCATTATCCGAGGAatcacaaaaatatatatatgaacatatatataaaaatcaaataaattcaAATCTTGCATTAGCACAAGAACATTTTCCTGAAGCATTTGGTGTagtatatatgttatatatacctgttgaaataaataaaaatgttatacaTGCATTTGTTGATTCAGGGGCACAAACAAGTATTATATCAAAAAGGTGTGCAGAAAAATGTAACATTCTAAGATTAATGGATACACGATTTACAGGTATAGCTAAAGGAGTTGGAACAAAATCTATATTAGGAAAAATACACATGAttgatattaaaattggAAATTATTTCTATGCTGTTGCATTAACTATAATAGATGATTATGATAtcgattttatatttggtctagatttattaaaaagacATCAATGCTCAATTGATTTGAAGAAAAATGCTTTAGTTATCGAAGATAATGAAATACCATTTTTGGCTGAAAAAGATATAGTCAAGCGATCATTTgaaaacataaatttaGACTCACAATAG